A section of the Telopea speciosissima isolate NSW1024214 ecotype Mountain lineage chromosome 3, Tspe_v1, whole genome shotgun sequence genome encodes:
- the LOC122654788 gene encoding E3 ubiquitin-protein ligase RZFP34-like has protein sequence MELGSGDFGCAHYRRRCKIRAPCCDEIFDCRHCHNEAKNSMEVDKLNRHEVPRHELRKVICSLCGTEQDIQQNCTNCGVCMGKYFCAKCKFFDDDVSKNQYHCDECGICRTGGQENFFHCNKCRCCYSRLLKDSHRCVEGAMHHNCPVCFEYIFDSTKEITALKCGHTIHLGCVNEMMQHLQFACPVCSKSVCDMSRVWEKLDKEIASTPMPEIYQNKMVWILCNDCGTSSQVCFHIVAHKCLSCRSYNTRQTQGAPASCSSGVSELAR, from the exons ATGGAGCTTGGATCTGGGGATTTTGG GTGCGCACATTACAGGAGGAGATGTAAAATCAGAGCCCCTTGCTGCGATGAGATTTTCGATTGCAGGCATTGCCATAATGAAGCTAAG AACTCGATGGAAGTTGATAAACTCAATAGGCATGAAGTTCCtcgccatgaattgagaaag GTCATCTGTTCACTGTGTGGCACAGAACAAGAT ATTCAACAAAATTGTACCAACTGTGGGGTTTGCATGGGCAAATACTTCTGTGCAAAATGCAAATTCTTTGATGACGAT GTTTCAAAGAACCAATATCATtgtgatgaatgtggaattTGCAG AACTGGAGGGCAGGAGAACTTCTTCCACTGTAATAAATGCA GATGCTGTTATTCAAGGTTATTGAAGGATTCACACCGTTGTGTGGAAGGAGCAATGCACCATAACTGCCCAGTCTGCTTTGAg TATATATTCGATTCAACAAAAGAGATTACTGCATTAAAATGTGGACATACAATACATTTGGGTTGTGTGAATGAGATGATGCAACACCTCCA GTTCGCATGCCCTGTTTGCTCAAAATCAGTTTGTGACATGTCAAGAGTGTGGGAGAAGCTTGATAAGGAG ATTGCCTCTACGCCCATGCCTGAAATTTATCAAAACAAGATG GTGTGGATCCTGTGCAATGATTGTGGAACATCATCCCAGGTCTGTTTTCATATTGTGGCACACAAGTGCTTAAGCTGCAGGTCATACAATACTAGGCAGACCCAAGGAGCTCCTGCTTCATGCTCATCAGGGGTTTCAGAATTGGCGAGATGA
- the LOC122653586 gene encoding pentatricopeptide repeat-containing protein At4g21065-like, which translates to MQVGKSQNLQKTLHSLLQLSSTINHLKQIHCRLVLLDLHQDQFLITALVTALSQRFQAINYARSIFTQMHNPNTYLSNAMIQAFSETPGSQSDALSFYILQMRDGTDPTRRPNRFTFPPLLKACVAAFSLVKPIQEIHAQVTKFGTYDDVYVGTTLLDSYSKCDDIEFARKVFEEMPVKNVVSWNSMISSLARCGDVSSAKNLFEEMPEKNLVSWTSVISGYAQNGYFRETLAMFEEMGAAGLKPNDITLVSVLSACANLGALGLGKRVHSLLEDNGYLLDLFVGSALIDMYSKCGMVDEAIQVFERMPQRNVVAFSAVIVGLAMNGRGLEAIRIFEHMRFQGLIPNDITFVGVLCACCHAGLVDEGKHYFDCMTQVYSLVPKLQHYACMVDLLGRAGHVDEAYHFIMEMPIKPDVVVWGALLGACRIHCNYELGVHAARQILELDPQHSGGFVYLSNAYARTGDLDGMKMVKKIMGISGMKKLPGISWIEANNVVHQFFAGDKSHPQSDRIYAKLDELAKQLECEGYTPDVDSVFCDVEEEEKEQSLYVHSEKLAIAFGLINSPEGTLIRMVKNLRVCVDCHSAIKLISKIVGREIILRDSNRFHHFTGGMCSCKDYW; encoded by the coding sequence ATGCAGGTAGGAAAATCACAGAACCTCCAGAAGACTCTTCACTCTCTTCTGCAGCTCTCGTCCACCATCAACCACCTGAAGCAGATTCACTGCCGCCTCGTTCTACTCGACCTCCACCAAGACCAATTTTTGATTACCGCTCTCGTTACTGCTCTCTCTCAACGCTTTCAAGCCATCAATTATGCTCGCTCTATCTTCACCCAGATGCACAACCCCAACACGTACTTGTCCAACGCCATGATCCAAGCCTTCTCCGAAACACCCGGATCCCAGAGCGATGCCCTTTCCTTCTATATCCTTCAAATGCGAGACGGAACCGACCCCACGAGGAGGCCCAACCGTTTTACCTTCCCCCCTTTGCTGAAGGCCTGTGTCGCTGCCTTCTCCTTAGTGAAACCCATCCAAGAAATTCATGCTCAAGTTACAAAGTTCGGAACTTACGATGATGTTTACGTTGGAACCACCCTGCTTGATTCTTACTCAAAGTGCGATGACATTGAGTTCGCACGCAAGGTGTTCGAGGAGATGCCTGTTAAAAATGTTGTCTCTTGGAATTCCATGATTTCAAGTTTGGCGAGGTGTGGAGATGTGAGCTCTGCTAAAAATCTCTTTGAGGAGATGCCCGAGAAGAATTTGGTTTCTTGGACTAGTGTGATATCGGGTTATGCACAAAATGGGTATTTCCGTGAGACATTGGCGATGTTTGAGGAGATGGGTGCTGCAGGGCTGAAGCCGAATGATATTACATTGGTGAGTGTTCTATCAGCTTGTGCAAATCTGGGTGCTCTTGGGCTTGGGAAGCGGGTCCATTCTCTATTGGAGGATAATGGTTATCTGTTGGATTTGTTTGTGGGAAGTGCTCTTATAGATATGTACTCAAAGTGTGGTATGGTTGATGAAGCTATTCAAGTATTTGAGAGGATGCCTCAAAGGAATGTGGTTGCTTTCAGTGCAGTGATTGTGGGGTTGGCCATGAACGGGCGGGGATTGGAGGCCATTAGGATCTTTGAACATATGAGATTTCAAGGGTTGATACCCAATGACATCACCTTCGTTGGAGTCTTATGTGCTTGTTGTCATGCGGGTTTGGTAGATGAGGGAAAGCATTACTTTGACTGCATGACTCAGGTTTACTCTCTAGTCCCTAAGCTCCAACACTATGCATGTATGGTTGATCTTCTAGGCCGGGCTGGCCATGTTGATGAAGCTTACCACTTCATCATGGAGATGCCCATCAAGCCGGATGTTGTTGTCTGGGGAGCTTTGCTTGGAGCATGTAGGATTCATTGCAACTATGAACTGGGTGTACATGCTGCTCGACAGATTCTAGAGCTTGATCCCCAACATTCTGGAGGCTTTGTATATTTATCCAACGCTTATGCTAGAACGGGAGACTTGGATGGCATGAAAATGGTGAAAAAGATTATGGGAATTTCAGGGATGAAGAAATTACCTGGGATAAGTTGGATAGAAGCGAACAATGTTGTCCATCAGTTCTTTGCAGGAGATAAATCCCACCCCCAAAGTGATAGGATTTATGCAAAGTTGGATGAGTTGGCTAAGCAGTTGGAATGCGAAGGTTATACCCCAGATGTAGACTCTGTATTCTGTGAcgtagaggaggaagagaaggagcagtCACTTTATGTCCATAGTGAGAAACTAGCAATTGCCTTTGGATTGATCAACAGCCCTGAAGGGACCCTTATTAGAATGGTGAAAAATCTCCGAGTTTGTGTTGACTGTCATTCGGCTATAAAGCTCATCTCAAAGATTGTGGGAAGAGAGATAATACTCAGAGATAGTAACCGTTTTCACCATTTCACTGGAGGGATGTGTTCTTGCAAAGACTATTGGTGA